The sequence gtactccaaacgattattgagttcagatattggcgGTCTACGAtgccaacagagtgattcatagcttctgaagcttgtttgttagttggagaaccATCATAAACATTATTAcaccattatataaaaatcacACACGCAgagaaatgttttttaaactcaatgatattatgtataaaaacaacaaaaataattattgttccttggttaataattttatttgttgaattcaacaaaaaaacagATTTGATTAGACGAAAAATATTAATGTTTCTATATATTgtaaatattgttgtttctacaatgttCCAAAACCACACTCAAAAcataaattgttgaatttacaatatatttttttgtttgtacaaaaatattttaaaccaaaaagaaaatttttgctttcaataatattttcttaaattcaaaaaacaataaatattgtaatcaaaaatttattttaaatgttatatTAAATTTCTTGTGATtatcaattatttaatttttaattagtCGTCATGTGGGAAATAAAAccacaataattttatttgtatttttttcaaatatttacttCATAAACTAGTTTATAATATACGGTATTATTTATACTGGATTGCAGTAGAAACAacaatgaaaatttttgaaataaatatatttcagtttagattttaaaaataaaatatttgagtttaaaaaatatttcaataattttattttttagttcaaaTAGGTAGATTTTCTGCGTGCAGTATTGCCAGAACAATTACGGAACTCCAGAATTCTATAACAGAGTGATGCATAGGATTCAAACTTGAttgttagttggaattgctCAATGGACATCATTACGTACACAGTACgtacgtgcaaaaaaaaaaccctgattgatccaccaatcggtgtttgtgcctttctcgtacattatatatactaaaaaaaaatgagtgagaatttcttagcgtcttttttgcatataaatagtattttggtcataacttttgatcccatagtccgatgggACAGAactccccgtcgaatgcaattcattgcaaacaaatcggatcaagataaatgcctaaaagatgagtgagattttttttgcgcacatacatacacacacgcacatacatacacacacgcacacacatacacacaggcagacatcatctcaattcgttgattggtatataacactatgggtctccggaccttctatcacaaaatcgtcttggaagtgaatatatagccttttcgtttcaccttggtgtacgagaaagacaaaaaagtgTTATTATGATCACAAACATCGCATCCACATTTTTTCGTTCCTTTTATCGTCAATAGTGTTATAGAATAAAGCTTGGTCTACGGGTACCACGGCGTCCCTTGATGACCGGCTGCACATGTGAgttattagtgctgtccaatgagagcttgaagtagctcgaagtttctccctgtcctgctcatgcccatttgttgacaaaaaataacgagcaggacgggaacaacttcgagctacttcgagctgctcattggacagcattattgcTACTCCATAATCGATCAGAATTAGAGTAAGTTGCACCCCGAAGGCGTTGGTACTCTCATACTCATACATACTATTGCTTCATACTTATTATAGGGTtatggctcaaaccttagcaTATTATGCTGCGGTTTAGCATATTTATTGTTGTACATCAGCATACATTGGAGCTCTAATATTATGCCATCAGGCGACTTGCCTACTTTTGGTTGTTGCGCCAAGTAGTTAAAAACAACGATAATTGCCCACAATTTCTTATTTAAGCCACCAAAAGTGTCGATCGAAATGGATACAATTTTGGCTAATTTGCCTAATATTTTCCTAATTTTCCTAATATGGGCTCTATTGTTGGATGCTGTTTCCAACCCACTTGGGATAAACAgctgttgatttcgaacatacagTAACGTACGAAAGATAAAAATGGATTGCTGTTTGGTTGGTTGCAATTTTACTTACGTTGAACAAAGGCAGCATGCAAGCGAAAGCAGAAAATCAAAATACCTGCTCTCGTGGAGCGATGCTCTCGATCGATTTTTGTtcccaaaacgtaaacaaaaggGCACTTCACGGACGAATCTTTTtatctttcgttcttcatgaaatttgacatttaggggaagtgtaccggttttggccaccttagtgcctaatttggcaaATCCTGACAAATgtttattttccaaaataaatgTTGATCAATTAAAACAGCGAAGGAAGaagggatatatctctggtTAGAGCTGATAAAAACCCTCGAAAATTGCTTTACTTTTGGAGTTATGTGAGAAACTGGCGAAATTAGGAACAtgaccaaaactggtacagttaccctactggccttgttgttttctaatttctttgcagtgaaAAAGAGACaaatcgacattgttgtttcaaaagggcgaaagtcgcaaacgtaaacattgacttcttctgctgatttcaggaagattagagacttctggcggtattttccacttccgttcgatagaaggcgcggagcgccaccagttccaagtggttgttagctgggagTGGTCatagttgttgaggaatttacaggaaaaggcattgtttacgtttgcgacattggcccttatgaaacaaccgtgtcgaaATAATctgtccgtgcagtgccctatatgcATATATGCGTTAAGTGGGAATGCTGCAAAAACGCACCAACGGAGAAATTCAATTGTTAACTTTTTTGCATGAACAGCTAGAACTCTGCCTCCTTTCTGATAGTATTACGTCAAGTACATAATTACAATGATTGGTTGCTTATTTTTGACCCGGTATACATTGATGTTTTTAGTTTAGTAAGTGCGTCTggcaccttcttcttcttcttattggcattacatccccacactgggacagagccgtctcgcagcttagtgttcattaagcacttccacagttataaactgcgaggtttctaagccaagttaccatttctgcattcgtatatcatgaggctaactcgatgatacttttatgcccagggaagtcgagacaatttccaatccgaaatttggctagaccgacaccggaaatcgaacccagccaccctcagcatggtcatgctttgtagccgcgcgtcttaccgaacggctaaggagggcccccgtcTGGCACCACACTAGGCAGCACACTAGGAGTAAACTTTTTGAATGCAGTGTACCAAAAGGAATCAATCGTTAAGTTAatcaataataatcttcttcatcgaaaaaatatttagtataGACTGAAATTTGTGCAATGTGGCCattcacaaagtacgtcacatCCTTTCTGGGACGGGTGTCTGGGCAGCATGACGATTAATAAAAAACTAGAGGTTTATTACAAGAAGTGTGacgaaagggggaggggtgttgaAAGTGGTAATTATTTttcgtgacgtactttatgggtCTTCCTTAGATATCGTTCGtcataaacttttttttggctgtaaattcatgctagactatcgtagatcttcttgttgatcgatttgagtataacgaattgaactcatggacagtttggattgtcgTACATGTCAACGAATTCTGCCATGTGAactcccgtggagctattccaactaatAAAAATAGATGGGATGTCGTAGATCTCATGTTGATTggtttgaatattaagatctgtactcattggagtgtcgtagatgttcaacgaattctgtaatgTGTCTATAATAGTGTAACGAAGTTCCGTGGAGCTCAACCttgatctcgtccttcccagcaccTACTGTGTTTAACTCACCATGCCACTACAGATAGAAGTATTTGCTTCATCAGTTCCAGTGTACTGAATCACGAAAATGAAGTATAACAAAAAGTTCCAGTGTAATGTTTTTCTCCTGTACATCGTCCACTGCAGTGATAACGACTAACTAAAGTGGGTAACACTCAGAGCATTCATCAAAATATCTTTTATCGAATCGAAGTCTTCAGGGTTACCGGCTAGATACagtattttgaattttaatgtcACCGCAGTGACATGAATACATCTGGAATAAAGTGTCATTGACACGTGACCTGGAGAGATTAGTATTTGTTGCTGTTTGCAGCCAGGCAGTTAGCTGTTTTCTGTTGCCTTCAAACACCGCTGACGATTTAATGGGGCCGGGTATCTTGAACAAAATGTCAGCgctattggcgctttgatgttgcatgaagaaaaagaatcagaaagacgataatcgaaaaaatcttcaCGGGAAAGCATACGATGAAGTTtcaaaactcttctcaaaaattctcaaagcaatctaatTAAAGGCAGTACGGTAAGcgtttttctgaaggaatccacgtgtcttggagggactcgaacccttcacctcctactctctagataggcagGATAAACCCTacatgttcgctccaaaacaaactttttctagAAGGCCCCGAGAACCATAGAGTTacatatataccaatcgactcagttcgacgaattgaggtgatgtctattTGTATATGCATgcgtgtgtgcgcaaaacaatctcattcatttttcaggcatttgTCCTATGAGCATGaacatgagcattatgaccgcacaattcgtagttactACTCCGTGATTGGTTAGAATTGAATTTGGGATTGGGATTGACTACACataaaggtcgaaaaggacaaaaaggtCGAGAGGGACAAAATGTTGATTAAAACCAAGTTGTTAACAAATtttgtgtattccaaaggaatttgtgaaatgcatttgacttcaagcagaaattacACACTTATCTCATTAATCAAAGCTGAAGAattagcaattttcaaagaaggagtaatgactatgaaacaataATATGAATATATAGATAGTTCTGATTGTTGATTGTTGAAGATTGTTGAattaggaaatgaataaaacctgtattgcgcgagacagagttgtcctatacagttggcaaaaaattgttcttttatttttaacaattatataatattcattcagtgagtgcaaataatagatggatatcTAGGTTTTCTAAATGTTACTTTGATCTGTCAAAACAGTGCACGCATCAGCCACGCAGACACGTGCATTAAAAATACACCTGCGTTCAATACGAGCCGGTgcatttgatgtgcggcgtgcgcaATTTTGACAAgccgaagtgacatttagaaaactcaaacatccatctattagttgtactcactgaattaattctatttaattgttaaaaattgcgaaaaataaaagagcacaCACAACTGTGTAGgtggtgcgagattgattctacTCTGGTGCGGTGCGGTaactctggtgcgagattgattctctccgttttagtttcttgtctatttttttctttcgaccttttgtcctttcgacgttttgtcctttcgacctttcgtcccgttcgacgttttgtcctttcgaccttttatctttcgaccttctgtccccaACCCTTAATTGCAGAATTtaaaggtgacccatcttgccccgctgtttgacccatcttTCATACCGCTGGCTTACATATTATGAGCTATTCTTATAGATCCACGTTGAAAAGCTACATTAAAATGTTTCTATTTTGAGGCATTGATGGTTCGCCTTAGGTAACCCATTTTGCTCCATCCTACCCTATTTTATCATTTTCGCggcgactaaaacacgcactgtattTACTTAGTCGATAGTTACTGCAAagtctcactcatttttcaggcatttatactataccgatttactcgcaacaagttgcattaaaCAATGAACCCTGCCCCAaagttttctattgaaaattggccagatcggactatggagttCGAAGAAATGgctaaaatacatatttttatgcccaaaacccgTGCAGTAAACACACTTCCCGTGTAGaaaactcatttttcggacatttaacctcaaccgatttacttccaacaagttgcattttaCGGTCCCAAAATTTCGAActatgggttcaaaagttacggccaaaatattgaattcaaaaCCTGTATaggaaaaatcactgttttggcaCTTGTGCTCATCCGGTTTGCTTGAATTAGGTTGCGTTCGACAGGAAAGCGCTATTCACGTATTAGTGTTgttttagacttttcttatgtgCATCACAACCCTTTCGAAAAAAACTCGTAAAGGTCTTGTTTTAAGGAAAGATTTTCGTATTTATATTTATCATTATATATGGGAATTTTGTATTATCTTTGTCATTACTTATACTTAACTTATACACATTCATCATAATGAATAGATATTtccaaatttataattttttgttTGACTTTTTAGGTTTTTTTCTCTTGTATTGAACGATtcagattaaaaaaatattataaaaagaTTTAGcacaaaattatattaaaattcattttctCGTCTTTATAGTTGAAGAGCTCATAACGTTGACGGAAAACGTTGCCGCTAGTTTGGCCAACGGTTGCAACAATGCCGATGGCATGAACGCGTTGCTCGCCAACCTTCGATTACATGGGCCTCAGTTGGAGAACATCTCTAAAGATACTCTGGATCGTGCATTTGTCATCTTTCGAAACGCATCACAAGACGAACGATTAAACATCATGACGCGGCTAAACCTGCTAGAGCTGATTGAGCTGCGCGCCAAATCGTGGCAAGTGTCGGACGGCACCAACACCTACTACAAACACAAGGCAAGCAATGTCGAGGTAGCACAGGAACAGGGTTCGATGTTATGCTAGGTTTAACAAAAATATGCGTTCGATTTCAGCCGGATGCCATTGGTGATCCATCTTTGTTGAGCACCTCCCCGCCTGGTCTGTCCCTCGGGCAGCAGGTTATTCCCTCGTTGTCCCCCGGTGAGCTGATCCGCAATTCGGGCAAGTTTCCCAAACCGACGAAAATACCCGGCAAGACGTACTCGAAGGACGAAATCGTGATACGAAATGCTGACTCAGGAAAAGGTAAAATAGTTTGTTTCACTTCGTTGTAGTAAACATGTTAGTTCTTATGAAATATATGTAGTACAAATTAATGAAACTTTTATTTCCGATCGTTTTCTGCCGTTCGGTAAGTTATGGGAATCAAGGGGCGTAGAGTTCACATGATTGAGGAGTTGAGCGAAACGGTTATATCGTTCCAAAGAGGTAAAATAGTTCGTCCAGTGTGGATGGAAACTGTAACTTTGTTTGCGTGTGATTCACTAACAGCACCAACTGCACTTGCATTCAAATTGATTAAGCGCACTAAACatgactttttcttcaatgcaCTACTCATATCACATCTTTTCGTTACCATATGCAAAGCTAAGTTTCAACATCATAAGTAttgatttttgtgtttttcaTTGTTCTATGCAAAGGTTATTTGACGTCGTTTGGCGTGAAAAGAACAAGCCGTAATGGAGTATATTTTTTctcaatatatattttttctcaTAAAATAGTGACGTTTTCGGCGTCTTATTTGGACTGTATCTCGACTTTAATATTTGAAAAGTTTATTGGACAACTAGACGAAAAAATGCTAGTAGGTCATTTAAATTAGAACATAAAcattttctacaaagttttaaaaGATTCCGCGTCTATTTATAGTAATATAAGGCTATTCATCTCATTAGTTTTTGTATTCTTGTAAGTACTCAGTTTTCTTCACTTGTTATTTTTTGTTAGACCATTAACAATTTTATACCAAGTGGCTTTCCTCATGGTTAAATGCTGTTTATAAATTTAGTACTACTAAGAAGCAAAACTATGGGAAGCtgtaataacttttaaacacgCTTCATCGAACTTTCAACAAGATCAATCATATTGACGATACACATCACCTCATAAAAAACTTCATAGCATAGGCTTGGGTTCGTCTTGAAAATCTATACTAGTGTGTAACGTTGATCATGACTAAGTGTATGATAAGCTCAAATGATTGATTCTTCTTCCCCCTTATTCCCAGTGAATCCGGGTGCCAAGGAACGCCTTGTTCAAATCACGGGACCCAACGAGGAGAAGATAATGTAGGTTGTTGATTGACCTTTggtatatttaattaaaataaatgttCTTTGTTGCAGTTACGCAAAGCAACTGATCGAAGACACAATCCGCCGCAATGCCTCTCCTGTGCGCTTGGACACTTCTCAGGATGGTTCGTGCAGTTCGCTGGCGTCGTCAGCTTCGGATGAAATGATCCATCCGAGGCGGTCGATTTCGGATGCGTCCGCCATTCCGACCGCTGGTGGACAACGTAACTCGATGATGGGCAATCCCAACGGAAATGTTTCCTACGTGCCAAATCAGCAGCAGTCAGTGACCGGGCTGAGTTTGAACTTGAATAACAACGCGATGTACCAGCAGCAACAGCAAGCCCAACCGCAGTTCACCCATCCTAAGCTCACCCGAACCAGTTCCCAGAACAATGGTCAACAAGCTGGCATGCTGCTGCACAGTTTCTCGACAAACGACGCCTCGCTGGGTGAGTTCAAATACACGGTGAACGTCGGAAAGCACAGCGTCAAAATCACTGGAGACTGCTTCGATCTAGTGAGGGTAAGTTCTTTACAAAAATGATAATTCAAGAGGATTTTCTTGAATTGCTGACAATTTTAGAATGCTAGTCCCGAGCAGAAGAGAATAACTCAATATTACCTAATTATGTTATTGATATCACGGtgcccggtagaccgttattataaaataaaaatgtccatcaaaaccaagtacagggctcgattcctgtggtaattctgcacctctggaccaatttaaaaaaaaaccctaggaggaatctcgagaaatcttgatttgaagtttttagttaagatatttcaaaagaatccatataagaatctaaaaatatcaccaaaaaccttgattaatccacctagatagatgtccttcaattcttcttgAACCTGCCAGTCGGAAGTAACCAccagctttgcagggttgctgtccaccATTTCCAGCCTTATTTACGTTCTGGGTACTGGGTTCGTCGTAGAGCTGGGCAAGCTCTTGTTTCATCCACACACCATTCTCTTGCACAACAccaaagatggccctaagcacgcgttgccattattagaactataaatatttacaactgacttatcttacctaacttaagtatgtttttgtatggctaacttgTGTTGCTTTCAATGTTTAATAGAACGAAAggtgaaaattaattttattttagtgtttatgttcataatggagagtaagaccagagttcgtgtagaataatagtagttagaagctgttatactcgatcacagcacttattaaccgatctttgctgccaaatctcgacaaagttctaatcaacggactagaaaaagcatgtttgatatgtaagccaAAACATATTCCGGTACCtgataattcaagatatggtactttgacgtgaatggaagctgcggctttttccggctgctagcaaagccatcaattgcttcctcaaaaccatgttcgagtttcaaagagctgtactgccgttctacgcataattgtcccatgttacctttgatgaaaaaatccaaactcgagtcaatttgtcccaccaaTTCAAGAATCGATTCGATCATGAAATTTAACAAATAATTTTGGGATGTTATGAGCGTAGGCAACACTTTTCCAGGACATTAAACGAATCCCTACTTATTTGAACGGTTTTTAGCCTCTATTATCATCAGacaacaacttcattttttcagtgggacaaattgactcgagtttgaaatttttcatcAAGGGTAACatgagacaattatgcgtagaagggcagtgtAAGTTGCGTAAactttttcaattcaattaaaaaaatgttaatgtTTAAGCAGAGTAATGACGTTATCCGAAAGATCAGGATTCTAGTgaactctatgcaatttgttgatgcctcatctgtacttggttcacccataaatttactcaacatggcgCTTCTCGAGCAACTTTAACTTCGTATTAACAATTCCGAACTAGATGTGTAGTGACGGAGATAATCAAAGGTTCAtattgtttctttattaaagtgtttttaaaagttcaaaaattgaatatttcttcgtcgtaaccgaaaacccaaaagaatatgcacataaattgtaaatttttttctttctcttgttCATTTTTCCTGATGTTTTCCTTGGTTCTTGAGATCTCATTTTATATGCCGAGCTTACTATTGAAAATAGTAGCTTTTCCTTACCGCTATCTTTGGAGTCATTACCAGTCCGATGATGCTTTTGCGGGGAAATCTCAGAATATGATAAAGCTCCGTCAATTCAGTTGTTACAGCATCTGACGAAGATCTAGcctgttatataatgctaaacaactacactactttaaacaaatctttaagctgttggttttttcatcattttttttttcaaaatttcaatctttACTTTtgatgctcgaatacatttgtgaatacaataaaaaaatacaaactttaatctgaatggcatttaacaaagaatctgcagcctgcacgtgaattcatgaatggttctgaacgagaggtgcattcttgaagatagacggcttcaagccatacaaaaacatacctaagtcagtttggtgagcttAAACAGTTGTAAAATTTTTTAATTGTAATAAAAGGTAGTAACTTTTATAATAACGGCCTACCGGGACACCGTGTGATACCCTACACTGTTATGAACTTGGTGTGCATAAGAGGTTAAACacaaacaaaaatacaaaaataaatatgcaaaATATTTCAGACACAgcatactctgttattacaataccaaacgcatatcaaatttattattcgtTTGATAGATAAATATTAAGCTGAGCATTCACTTGCAGAGCATCAGTCGACTGCAGAATTCGAATTTTTGAGTACCTATATCAGTTTTGCGGTGCTATTATTCGCCTGAAGTCATTGTTCTCTACCAGTGCACTAtagtccaggatacagatttacgcggaaagatttTACGcccaaactatattttttagaaaaaaaaccgttgttctacaaaattgttcaaaatagtaaggctatcattatggtgctatcaaaaaatagggtggcccatcatataaaaaaataggaaatatttttttaactctcggaatattgacgtgttatgttctacaaagttgtagcgcagcttattccaatcaatttggctaaaaaaaactttttctgtagctcttaagttggctgatttagagcaactttacttaattggattagggtgaacctcaaaaaaacagtatttttgatctacttttttttattttagatttcttgaaaaagttatcttcaggtgacttttagagctaaaaaaatgcaacttttgatgagtgaatatgcttaatagattttttcaatcaaaagttatattcgtttttctgtcaaaatcgcattttttttcataagttgatatctccggttagggcacaccaaaacaatatatttacacagcatttgaaagagaaattcatattctttattatgtgaaaaaattggggataCGTTATTTTTTCATCTCAATTTTACtataatcatgttttttttcaaataaattgatataactcgacgaCGGAAAAgaatacagacgatattcttatagcaaaatcGATACGGAAGAATGCAAAGACTCGAAATTTCAATTATGCCAATCGAAAAACAGGGGAAGTGTGAATGATGACTGCGGGACAGAGTATTCGCTACgctaaggactgttcagtttattaaGAGGACACTTTTACATGACGATATAAAACAGACAGATTGGTCAATTTTGATGGAGTTTGCTTTATAGTGTACTATAATACACTGTCGaccaactgtcatttttgaaAAGAGATGAAATAGTTTAAATCCAACAAAATGGAGACTTTTGTCAAAGCATGTCGAATTTCGTGTAAACATAAGTTTCCcaacagatttttttataaGCAAAATTGCCAGTTTGTAAAACAAATGTAAATCGGcatgtcaacaaaatcatcaagaagatTGGAAAGAAACACACTTCCAATGATTTGTCAAGATTCAGAAACAGTAGAGCCTTAGACTGTTGAAAATGCAATACATTGTGATTGGATTTCATTCCTAGAAGGTCAGATAATATATTCAACACAAAAAAACAGATTTCTAAAAATattgatggtttaaaaaacATCGACAATACAAAAAGTCCTCTTTaaaaactgaacagtccttacgTTTGAATTTTCGATCTCCCGCCGGACATTTCCTATAACGATTTGTTATTGGTGGTTGTTGACCACAATCCACGACGGAAAGGCAAAACCTAGGGTTGGATCAAGTTTTTACTGGTGTTAGAGGCGTGTAGCGTAATTCTTCCACATtaataaattttaaagaaaaaaaaattgggtaccctagaggaatttaaaaaaaaaaagacctaACCGCGGtagaggttggtactcggattctgatggtttTTCCTCAGACCTTTAAGTAGTCTTGTTGTGtaagggttatcacgcctatctagtgAGTAGGAGGttaagggttcgagtccctccaagacacgtggatgctttttcgcaaatttcatatctatttttccatttcgaagcatgtgctgtgcatatgcacagccaagatatacaacaaaaaaaaattcaagattttttcgAAGTTTTGTATTAAAGATGCGATTTGAAACTTCAATCGTTATTATCTCAGAATCTCACGTATTACGTAAGTTCttatacagggtgtctgcaaattatccgtacaacaagacaggtttttaaatattttttggaataaattaaagaaccagcatacat comes from Armigeres subalbatus isolate Guangzhou_Male chromosome 2, GZ_Asu_2, whole genome shotgun sequence and encodes:
- the LOC134213845 gene encoding eukaryotic translation initiation factor 4E-binding protein Mextli isoform X3, translating into MAQMGRAVKNLEPPRPLKSTLKQNHVHVPVYEVQSIEELITLTENVAASLANGCNNADGMNALLANLRLHGPQLENISKDTLDRAFVIFRNASQDERLNIMTRLNLLELIELRAKSWQVSDGTNTYYKHKASNVEPDAIGDPSLLSTSPPGLSLGQQVIPSLSPGELIRNSGKFPKPTKIPGKTYSKDEIVIRNADSGKVMGIKGRRVHMIEELSETVISFQRVNPGAKERLVQITGPNEEKIIYAKQLIEDTIRRNASPVRLDTSQDGSCSSLASSASDEMIHPRRSISDASAIPTAGGQRNSMMGNPNGNVSYVPNQQQSVTGLSLNLNNNAMYQQQQQAQPQFTHPKLTRTSSQNNGQQAGMLLHSFSTNDASLGEFKYTVNVGKHSVKITGDCFDLVRVAKLVLDDYFSSNEFLASVEMGSNFDLPSSLASPVTPMPGQHQLITGSPFVDSGVGLDAMGGGIGSMGGNCIEVDDDVFIIDPPTLGGGSLKSGDSSSSSSSTLVTSTPVNNGLSRSRRSHFSRKDSAPEGIKDGAGATPTTKDDSTPVRIVHEYERLIYYSKSPHSWALPRDWLKICDKLPYLIRNKDISDEKNRFNGDHFLEMKYQSEGPTAAHCNQTTDSTDATTEQQSGDSASNGDATTAATASGERASDESSQQQQPDGPK
- the LOC134213845 gene encoding eukaryotic translation initiation factor 4E-binding protein Mextli isoform X4 codes for the protein MAQMGRAVKNLEPPRPLKSTLKQNHVHVPVYEVQSIEELITLTENVAASLANGCNNADGMNALLANLRLHGPQLENISKDTLDRAFVIFRNASQDERLNIMTRLNLLELIELRAKSWQVSDGTNTYYKHKASNVEPDAIGDPSLLSTSPPGLSLGQQVIPSLSPGELIRNSGKFPKPTKIPGKTYSKDEIVIRNADSGKVNPGAKERLVQITGPNEEKIIYAKQLIEDTIRRNASPVRLDTSQDGSCSSLASSASDEMIHPRRSISDASAIPTAGGQRNSMMGNPNGNVSYVPNQQQSVTGLSLNLNNNAMYQQQQQAQPQFTHPKLTRTSSQNNGQQAGMLLHSFSTNDASLGEFKYTVNVGKHSVKITGDCFDLVRVAKLVLDDYFSSNEFLASVEMGSNFDLPSSLASPVTPMPGQHQLITGSPFVDSGVGLDAMGGGIGSMGGNCIEVDDDVFIIDPPTLGGGSLKSGDSSSSSSSTLVTSTPVNNGLSRSRRSHFSRKDSAPEGIKDGAGATPTTKDDSTPVRIVHEYERLIYYSKSPHSWALPRDWLKICDKLPYLIRNKDISDEKNRFNGDHFLEMKYQSEGPTAAHCNQTTDSTDATTEQQSGDSASNGDATTAATASGERASDESSQQQQPDGPK